Proteins encoded by one window of Arabidopsis thaliana chromosome 2, partial sequence:
- a CDS encoding Plant self-incompatibility protein S1 family (Plant self-incompatibility protein S1 family; FUNCTIONS IN: molecular_function unknown; INVOLVED IN: biological_process unknown; LOCATED IN: endomembrane system; EXPRESSED IN: pedicel, leaf; EXPRESSED DURING: LP.04 four leaves visible, 4 anthesis; CONTAINS InterPro DOMAIN/s: Plant self-incompatibility S1 (InterPro:IPR010264); BEST Arabidopsis thaliana protein match is: Plant self-incompatibility protein S1 family (TAIR:AT2G24870.1); Has 137 Blast hits to 137 proteins in 8 species: Archae - 0; Bacteria - 0; Metazoa - 0; Fungi - 0; Plants - 137; Viruses - 0; Other Eukaryotes - 0 (source: NCBI BLink).) — translation MKNFSIFLFVFSLCMFDHVSSSGFKITNELKSNKLLRIGCYSKDDIFGPKTIPIGQHVEINFTINFWHTTRFMCNLEQGPNYKHYQKFTAYKVSGFMVEEGI, via the coding sequence atgaaaaacttTTCAATCTTTCTATTCGTGTTTAGTCTTTGCATGTTTGACCATGTATCCAGCTCTGGATTCAAGATCACGAACGAACTCAAATCCAATAAACTTCTTCGGATTGGATGTTATTCCAAAGATGACATATTCGGTCCAAAAACAATACCAATAGGACAACATGTTGAAATCAATTTTACTATTAATTTTTGGCATACAACACGTTTTATGTGTAATTTGGAACAAGGACCTAACTATAAACATTATCAGAAATTTACAGCATACAAGGTTTCCGGTTTTATGGTTGAGGAAGGCATATAG
- the AGL61 gene encoding AGAMOUS-like 61 (AGAMOUS-like 61 (AGL61); CONTAINS InterPro DOMAIN/s: Transcription factor, MADS-box (InterPro:IPR002100); BEST Arabidopsis thaliana protein match is: AGAMOUS-like 62 (TAIR:AT5G60440.1); Has 5781 Blast hits to 5781 proteins in 683 species: Archae - 0; Bacteria - 0; Metazoa - 624; Fungi - 302; Plants - 4788; Viruses - 0; Other Eukaryotes - 67 (source: NCBI BLink).), whose product MYVTKYKNKLPTLQVDLIIMPHQTQACIYKQTLSLHQIFQQRKATKTLHTKKTMMSKKKESIGRQKIPMVKIKKESHRQVTFSKRRAGLFKKASELCTLCGAEIGIIVFSPAKKPFSFGHPSVESVLDRYVSRNNMSLAQSQQLQGSPAASCELNMQLTHILSEVEEEKKKGQAMEEMRKESVRRSMINWWEKPVEEMNMVQLQEMKYALEELRKTVVTNMASFNEAKDDVFGFLDNKVTVPPYVNMPSGPSNIYNFANGNGCF is encoded by the coding sequence ATGTatgttacaaaatataaaaataaattaccaACTTTGCAAGTTGATCTCATAATAATGCCACACCAGACTCaagcatgtatatataaacaaacactTTCTCTCCACCAAATATTCCAACAAAGAAAAGCAACTAAAACCCtccatacaaaaaaaactatgatgtcgaagaagaaagaaagcatcGGACGACAAAAAATTCCAAtggtaaaaataaagaaagagagcCACCGGCAAGTCACATTCTCCAAACGCAGAGCCGGTCTCTTCAAGAAAGCTAGTGAGCTTTGCACTTTGTGTGGTGCAGAGATTGGGATCATCGTGTTTTCTCCCGCGAAAAAGCCTTTCTCATTCGGACATCCAAGTGTTGAATCTGTATTGGATCGCTACGTGTCTCGAAACAATATGTCCTTAGCTCAGTCGCAGCAACTGCAAGGAAGCCCTGCAGCGAGCTGCGAACTGAATATGCAGTTAACGCATATTTTGAGCgaggtagaagaagagaagaagaagggtcaAGCGATGGAAGAGATGAGAAAAGAGAGTGTGAGGCGGTCGATGATTAATTGGTGGGAAAAGCCAGTAGAGGAGATGAATATGGTTCAGTTACAGGAAATGAAGTATGCATTGGAGGAGTTGAGGAAGACGGTTGTGACAAACATGGCGTCGTTTAATGAGGCCAAAGACGatgtgtttggtttcttggaCAACAAAGTGACAGTCCCTCCTTACGTGAACATGCCTTCTGGTCcctcaaatatttataattttgccAATGGAAATGGTTGTTTCTGA
- a CDS encoding DnaJ/Hsp40 cysteine-rich domain superfamily protein (DnaJ/Hsp40 cysteine-rich domain superfamily protein; FUNCTIONS IN: unfolded protein binding, heat shock protein binding; INVOLVED IN: protein folding; EXPRESSED IN: 23 plant structures; EXPRESSED DURING: 15 growth stages; CONTAINS InterPro DOMAIN/s: Heat shock protein DnaJ, cysteine-rich domain (InterPro:IPR001305); Has 124 Blast hits to 124 proteins in 32 species: Archae - 0; Bacteria - 8; Metazoa - 7; Fungi - 2; Plants - 95; Viruses - 0; Other Eukaryotes - 12 (source: NCBI BLink).): protein MTICMCCDSHLVAKSILNPWNSPRITKLGFVPVVRRFPATTTVKASAVDSPESSSNFAKRMDQAWIISQQPSPVGCSSCNSKGHVECKWCAGTGFFILGDNMLCQVPSRNTSCVICSGQGSASCSDCKGTGFRAKWLEKPPVPT, encoded by the exons atgacgATTTGCATGTGTTGCGATTCACATCTCGTAGCGAAATCGATTCTAAATCCATGGAATTCTCCTAGGATAACGAAGCTAGGTTTCGTACCAGTCGTTCGCCGTTTTCCAGCTACTACTACCGTCAAGGCTTCGGCGGTGGATTCACCTGAGAGTTCTTCAAATTTCGCCAAGCGTATGGATCAAGCTTGGATTATCTCACAG CAACCAAGTCCTGTTGGATGTTCATCGTGCAATTCAAAGGGTCATGTGGAATGCAAATGGTGTGCGGGTACAGGATTCTTCATCCTTGGTGATAACATGCTTTGCCAGGTTCCCTCAAGGAATACTTCATGTGTAATCTGCTCTGGACAG GGTTCTGCTAGCTGTAGCGATTGCAAAGGAACGGGGTTTCGTGCCAAGTGGTTGGAAAAACCTCCAGTGCCAACATAA
- the TAT3 gene encoding tyrosine aminotransferase 3 (tyrosine aminotransferase 3 (TAT3); CONTAINS InterPro DOMAIN/s: 1-aminocyclopropane-1-carboxylate synthase (InterPro:IPR001176), Aminotransferase, class I/classII (InterPro:IPR004839), Pyridoxal phosphate-dependent transferase, major domain (InterPro:IPR015424), Tyrosine transaminase (InterPro:IPR021178), Tyrosine/nicotianamine aminotransferase (InterPro:IPR005958), Pyridoxal phosphate-dependent transferase, major region, subdomain 1 (InterPro:IPR015421); BEST Arabidopsis thaliana protein match is: Tyrosine transaminase family protein (TAIR:AT2G20610.1); Has 40308 Blast hits to 40304 proteins in 3024 species: Archae - 944; Bacteria - 29187; Metazoa - 746; Fungi - 752; Plants - 1298; Viruses - 0; Other Eukaryotes - 7381 (source: NCBI BLink).) — MASNGVTNCNANANVWRFKGNGATSDAAAVTLRKLAFGMFKNCTMNSGKTILFPTPGEPSAHSNFRTCPEAEEAVAAAARSGMANSYAPSPGVFKARRAVAEYLNGELPTKLKAEDVYITGGCNQAIEIVIDSLAGNPSANILLPRPGYPHYDARAVYSGLEIRKYDLLPESDWEINLDGLEAAADENTVAMVIINPNNPCGNVYTYDHLNKVAEMARKLGIMIISDEVYDHVVYGDKPFIPMGKFASIAPVITLGSISKGWVNPGWRVGWIAMNDPNGIFVSTGVVQAIEDFLDLTPQPSFILQEALPDILEKTPKEFFEKKIKAMRRNVELSCERLKDIPCLFCPKKPESCSYLWLKLDTSMLNNIKNDFDFCTKLVSEESLILIPGVALGAENWVRISIGTDESVVQEIFDRLKGFYDRHAISKEAIKLSGHAINQIVVSVN; from the exons ATGGCGAGCAACGGAGTTACCAACTGTAACGCAAACGCCAATGTTTGGCGGTTCAAAGGAAACGGTGCAACGAGTGATGCGGCGGCGGTGACGTTGAGAAAGCTTGCTTTTGGGATGTTTAAAAACTGCACCATGAACAGTGGAAAGACCATTTTGTTCCCAACTCCCGGCGAGCCCTCCGCCCATTCCAACTTCAGGACTTGCCCGGAAGCCGAGGAAGCCGTTGCCGCAGCTGCACGCTCCGGCATGGCTAACTCTTACGCACCCAGCCCTGGAGTTTTCAAGGCTAGAAG GGCGGTGGCTGAATATTTAAACGGAGAACTTCCGACGAAGCTGAAGGCCGAGGATGTGTATATCACCGGAGGATGTAACCAAGCCATAGAGATCGTGATAGATTCTCTTGCCGGAAATCCATCCGCCAACATTCTACTTCCAAGGCCGGGATATCCTCACTACGATGCTCGTGCTGTCTATAGCGGCCTCGAGATTCGCAAATACGATCTTCTCCCCGAGAGTGATTGGGAAATCAATCTCGATGGCCTCGAGGCGGCTGCGGATGAGAATACCGTCGCAATGGTAATCATCAACCCCAACAATCCATGTGGAAACGTCTACACCTACGACCATCTCAACAAg GTCGCGGAGATGGCTAGAAAACTCGGTATAATGATAATATCCGACGAAGTATATGATCATGTTGTATATGGAGACAAGCCTTTTATTCCCATGGGGAAGTTTGCATCAATAGCTCCGGTGATCACGCTCGGATCCATATCCAAAGGATGGGTCAACCCAGGCTGGAGAGTTGGCTGGATCGCCATGAACGATCCTAATGGTATCTTTGTATCTACAGGG GTAGTTCAAGCAATAGaggattttcttgatttaacTCCACAGCCTTCATTTATTCTCCAG GAAGCACTTCCTGATATATTGGAGAAAACACCTAAAGAGTTCTtcgagaagaagatcaaagccATGAGACGCAACGTCGAGCTTTCATGTGAGAGGCTCAAGGATATTCCTTGTCTCTTTTGTCCCAAGAAACCCGAATCTTGTTCTTATTTATGG TTGAAGCTTGACACATCAATGTTgaataatatcaaaaatgattttgatttctgcaCGAAGCTAGTTAGTGAGGAGAGTCTTATCCTTATACCAG GAGTGGCTCTAGGGGCAGAGAATTGGGTGAGGATATCGATAGGAACCGACGAATCAGTGGTACAAGAAATATTTGACAGACTAAAAGGTTTCTATGATCGTCATGCCATCTCCAAGGAAGCTATCAAACTCAGTGGCCATGCCATTAACCAGATCGTCGTCTCTGTCAACTGA
- a CDS encoding Plant self-incompatibility protein S1 family (Plant self-incompatibility protein S1 family; CONTAINS InterPro DOMAIN/s: Plant self-incompatibility S1 (InterPro:IPR010264); BEST Arabidopsis thaliana protein match is: Plant self-incompatibility protein S1 family (TAIR:AT3G27331.1); Has 177 Blast hits to 177 proteins in 8 species: Archae - 0; Bacteria - 0; Metazoa - 0; Fungi - 0; Plants - 177; Viruses - 0; Other Eukaryotes - 0 (source: NCBI BLink).): MDQAWIISQKFTAFKLSGFMDEGGIWDWRAREDGIYLDKEGGKHIGKSINMHKSV; the protein is encoded by the exons ATGGATCAAGCTTGGATAATCTCACAG AAATTTACAGCATTCAAGCTTTCTGGTTTTATGGATGAAGGAGGTATATGGGACTGGAGAGCAAGAGAAGATGGAATCTATTTAGACAAAGAAGGCGGCAAACATATTGGAAAATCGATTAATATGCATAAAAGTGTATGA